The Cygnus atratus isolate AKBS03 ecotype Queensland, Australia chromosome 2, CAtr_DNAZoo_HiC_assembly, whole genome shotgun sequence genome window below encodes:
- the LRATD2 gene encoding protein LRATD2 — MGNQVEKLTHLNYKEVPTADPAGVDRDEGPRIGVSYIFSNDDDELEQQQESGHDLGGEPPALQPYDPQLHEVECSVYYRDECIYQKSFSEEDISPEEGDEGGRGHLSTYTPENLLNRCKPGDLVEFVCQAQYPHWVVYVGDFQVVHLHRLEVVNSFLTDASQGRRGRIANQLYRYKPLSPAAVVRNALEQVGCKDRDLSWRNSECFAAWCRYGKREFKIGGELRIGKQPYRLQIRLGDKRSHTLEFQSLEDLIMEKRRNDQIGRAAVIQELSSHLQAAEEEDEEEDEDHHHHPGARTAVE; from the coding sequence ATGGGGAACCAGGTGGAGAAGCTGACCCACCTGAACTACAAGGAAGTTCCCACGGCTGACCCAGCGGGTGTGGACAGGGATGAAGGGCCCAGGATCGGGGTCTCGTACATCTTTTCGAATGATGATGatgagctggagcagcagcaggagtcaGGACACGACCTggggggggagcccccagccctgcagccgtACGATCCCCAGCTGCACGAGGTGGAGTGCTCGGTCTATTATCGGGATGAGTGTATCTACCAGAAGAGCTTTTCTGAGGAGGACATCTCGCCAGAGGAGGGTGATGAAGGAGGCCGGGGACACCTGAGCACCTACACACCGGAGAATCTGCTGAACAGGTGCAAGCCGGGTGACCTGGTAGAGTTTGTGTGCCAGGCCCAGTACCCGCACTGGGTGGTCTACGTTGGGGATTTCCAAGTCGTGCACCTGCACAGGCTGGAGGTGGTGAACAGCTTCCTCACCGATGCCAGCCAGGGCAGACGGGGCCGCATCGCCAACCAGCTGTACCGCTACAAGCCCCTCAGCCCGGCTGCGGTGGTGCGCAATGCCCTGGAGCAGGTGGGCTGCAAGGACCGGGACCTGAGCTGGAGAAACTCTGAGTGTTTCGCTGCCTGGTGCCGCTACGGCAAGAGGGAGTTTAAAATCGGCGGGGAGCTGCGCATAGGCAAGCAGCCCTACCGCTTGCAGATCCGCCTGGGCGACAAGCGCAGCCACACACTGGAGTTTCAGAGCCTGGAGGATCTGATtatggagaagaggagaaatgacCAGATTGGCAGGGCTGCTGTGATCCAGGAGCTCTCCAGCCACCTGCAGGCcgcagaggaagaagatgaagaggaggatgaagacCATCACCACCATCCAGGTGCTCGGACTGCTGTGGAGTAG